In one window of Oncorhynchus gorbuscha isolate QuinsamMale2020 ecotype Even-year linkage group LG23, OgorEven_v1.0, whole genome shotgun sequence DNA:
- the LOC124010765 gene encoding moesin-like isoform X1 — protein MILQVEQKNINVRVTTMDAELEFAILPSTTGKQLFNQIVKTIGLRETWFFGLQYQDSKGFSTWLKLNKRVTAQDVRRENPLLIKFRAKFYPEDVAEELIQEATQRLFFLQVKEGILNDDIYCPPETAVLLASYSVQTKHGDYKKDYHFPGYLSRDKLLPQRVLEQHKLNKEQWENRIKVWHEEHKGVLREDAMVEYLKIAQDLEMYGVNYFSIKNKKGSELWLGVDALGLNIYQNTDRMTPKIGFPWSEIRNISFNDRKFVIKAMDKKAPDFVFYAPRLRINKRILALCMGNHDLYMRRRKPDTIEVQQMNAQAREEKTKRQMDKALLESEKKKRVNAEKETEKIARETMELMGRLKLIEEETKKAQEELEEQTRRALELEKERTFAQEETERLEKERRAAEEAKASLLQQSESQMKNQENLATELLTSNISFLEDVKKEKDDDTKRWQKRTVLVEVDLERAKAVLKTKDIQDCVQGDHDETDESSDEASAELTSPGMVRDRSEEERMTEAQKNKRLQKHLKVLSTELASARDDSKNTPNDLIHSENVKAGRDKYRTLRQIRQGNTKQRIDEFESM, from the exons TCTTTGGCCTACAGTACCAGGACAGCAAAGGCTTCTCTACCTGGCTCAAACTCAACAAGAGG GTGACAGCTCAGGATGTACGCAGGGAGAACCCTCTGTTGATAAAGTTCAGGGCCAAGTTCTACCCTGAAGATGTAGCTGAGGAACTGATCCAAGAGGCCACGCAACGACTTTTCTTCCTGCAG GTGAAGGAAGGCATCCTGAATGATGATATCTACTGTCCTCCTGAGACGGCTGTGCTGTTGGCCTCCTACTCTGTTCAGACCAAACATGGAGACTACAAGAAGGACTACCACTTCCCGGGTTACCTCAGCAGGGACAAGCTGCTTCCCCAGAG AGTTCTGGAGCAGCACAAGCTGAACAAGGAGCAGTGGGAGAATAGAATAAAGGTGTGGCATGAGGAGCAcaagggagtgctgag ggaGGATGCCATGGTGGAGTATCTGAAGATAGCTCAGGATCTAGAGATGTATGGAGTCAACTACTTCAGCATCAAGAACAAGAAGGGTTCAGAGCTGTGGCTGGGGGTAGACGCTCTGGGCCTCAATATATACCAGAACACTGACAG GATGACCCCTAAGATCGGCTTCCCATGGAGTGAGATCAGAAACATTTCCTTCAACGACAGGAAGTTTGTTATAAAGGCCATGGACAAGAAAGCCCCG GATTTTGTGTTCTACGCCCCTCGTCTGCGGATCAACAAACGTATCCTGGCGTTGTGCATGGGGAACCATGACCTgtacatgaggaggaggaagCCAGACACCATCGAGGTCCAGCAGATGAATGCCCAGGCCAGAGAGGAGAAGACTAAGAGACAGATGGAtaa AGCTCTGCTTGAGAgcgagaagaagaagagagtgaatgcggagaaggagacagagaagatcGCCAGAGAAACCATGGAGCTGATGGGCAGACTGAAACTGATTGAGGAAGAGACCAAGAAAGCTCAGGAAG agCTGGAGGAGCAGACTCGCAGGGCCCTGGagctggagaaggagaggacgtTTGCCCAGGAGGAGACAGAGCGTCTGGAGAAAGAGCGCAGAGCAGCGGAAGAGGCCAAGGCATCCCTCCTACAGCAGTCAGAGAGCCAGATGAAGAACCAGGAGaacctg GCCACCGAGCTGCTGACCTCTAACATCTCCTTTCTGGAGGACGTAAAGAAGGAGAAGGACGACGATACAAAGAGATGGCAGAAAAGG ACGGTCCTGGTGGAGGTTGATTTGGAGCGGGCCAAAGCAGTTCTGAAGACTAAAGACATCCAGGACTGTGTGCAGGGGGACCACGACGAGACCGACGAGAGCAGCGACGAGGCCAGCGCCGAGCTGACATCACCAGGCATGGTCAGAGACCGCAGCGAGGAGGAACGCATGACGGAGGCTCAGAAGAACAAACGGCTACAGAAACACCTCAAG GTCCTGAGTACTGAGTTGGCCAGCGCTCGAGACGACAGTAAGAATACTCCCAACGACCTGATCCACTCGGAGAATGTTAAGGCCGGCCGGGACAAGTACAGGACCCTCCGTCAGATACGACAGGGCAACACCAAGCAACGCATCGACGAGTTTGAgtccatgtga
- the LOC124010765 gene encoding moesin-like isoform X3 has protein sequence MDAELEFAILPSTTGKQLFNQIVKTIGLRETWFFGLQYQDSKGFSTWLKLNKRVTAQDVRRENPLLIKFRAKFYPEDVAEELIQEATQRLFFLQVKEGILNDDIYCPPETAVLLASYSVQTKHGDYKKDYHFPGYLSRDKLLPQRVLEQHKLNKEQWENRIKVWHEEHKGVLREDAMVEYLKIAQDLEMYGVNYFSIKNKKGSELWLGVDALGLNIYQNTDRMTPKIGFPWSEIRNISFNDRKFVIKAMDKKAPDFVFYAPRLRINKRILALCMGNHDLYMRRRKPDTIEVQQMNAQAREEKTKRQMDKALLESEKKKRVNAEKETEKIARETMELMGRLKLIEEETKKAQEELEEQTRRALELEKERTFAQEETERLEKERRAAEEAKASLLQQSESQMKNQENLATELLTSNISFLEDVKKEKDDDTKRWQKRTVLVEVDLERAKAVLKTKDIQDCVQGDHDETDESSDEASAELTSPGMVRDRSEEERMTEAQKNKRLQKHLKVLSTELASARDDSKNTPNDLIHSENVKAGRDKYRTLRQIRQGNTKQRIDEFESM, from the exons TCTTTGGCCTACAGTACCAGGACAGCAAAGGCTTCTCTACCTGGCTCAAACTCAACAAGAGG GTGACAGCTCAGGATGTACGCAGGGAGAACCCTCTGTTGATAAAGTTCAGGGCCAAGTTCTACCCTGAAGATGTAGCTGAGGAACTGATCCAAGAGGCCACGCAACGACTTTTCTTCCTGCAG GTGAAGGAAGGCATCCTGAATGATGATATCTACTGTCCTCCTGAGACGGCTGTGCTGTTGGCCTCCTACTCTGTTCAGACCAAACATGGAGACTACAAGAAGGACTACCACTTCCCGGGTTACCTCAGCAGGGACAAGCTGCTTCCCCAGAG AGTTCTGGAGCAGCACAAGCTGAACAAGGAGCAGTGGGAGAATAGAATAAAGGTGTGGCATGAGGAGCAcaagggagtgctgag ggaGGATGCCATGGTGGAGTATCTGAAGATAGCTCAGGATCTAGAGATGTATGGAGTCAACTACTTCAGCATCAAGAACAAGAAGGGTTCAGAGCTGTGGCTGGGGGTAGACGCTCTGGGCCTCAATATATACCAGAACACTGACAG GATGACCCCTAAGATCGGCTTCCCATGGAGTGAGATCAGAAACATTTCCTTCAACGACAGGAAGTTTGTTATAAAGGCCATGGACAAGAAAGCCCCG GATTTTGTGTTCTACGCCCCTCGTCTGCGGATCAACAAACGTATCCTGGCGTTGTGCATGGGGAACCATGACCTgtacatgaggaggaggaagCCAGACACCATCGAGGTCCAGCAGATGAATGCCCAGGCCAGAGAGGAGAAGACTAAGAGACAGATGGAtaa AGCTCTGCTTGAGAgcgagaagaagaagagagtgaatgcggagaaggagacagagaagatcGCCAGAGAAACCATGGAGCTGATGGGCAGACTGAAACTGATTGAGGAAGAGACCAAGAAAGCTCAGGAAG agCTGGAGGAGCAGACTCGCAGGGCCCTGGagctggagaaggagaggacgtTTGCCCAGGAGGAGACAGAGCGTCTGGAGAAAGAGCGCAGAGCAGCGGAAGAGGCCAAGGCATCCCTCCTACAGCAGTCAGAGAGCCAGATGAAGAACCAGGAGaacctg GCCACCGAGCTGCTGACCTCTAACATCTCCTTTCTGGAGGACGTAAAGAAGGAGAAGGACGACGATACAAAGAGATGGCAGAAAAGG ACGGTCCTGGTGGAGGTTGATTTGGAGCGGGCCAAAGCAGTTCTGAAGACTAAAGACATCCAGGACTGTGTGCAGGGGGACCACGACGAGACCGACGAGAGCAGCGACGAGGCCAGCGCCGAGCTGACATCACCAGGCATGGTCAGAGACCGCAGCGAGGAGGAACGCATGACGGAGGCTCAGAAGAACAAACGGCTACAGAAACACCTCAAG GTCCTGAGTACTGAGTTGGCCAGCGCTCGAGACGACAGTAAGAATACTCCCAACGACCTGATCCACTCGGAGAATGTTAAGGCCGGCCGGGACAAGTACAGGACCCTCCGTCAGATACGACAGGGCAACACCAAGCAACGCATCGACGAGTTTGAgtccatgtga
- the LOC124010765 gene encoding moesin-like isoform X2 — MSSINVRVTTMDAELEFAILPSTTGKQLFNQIVKTIGLRETWFFGLQYQDSKGFSTWLKLNKRVTAQDVRRENPLLIKFRAKFYPEDVAEELIQEATQRLFFLQVKEGILNDDIYCPPETAVLLASYSVQTKHGDYKKDYHFPGYLSRDKLLPQRVLEQHKLNKEQWENRIKVWHEEHKGVLREDAMVEYLKIAQDLEMYGVNYFSIKNKKGSELWLGVDALGLNIYQNTDRMTPKIGFPWSEIRNISFNDRKFVIKAMDKKAPDFVFYAPRLRINKRILALCMGNHDLYMRRRKPDTIEVQQMNAQAREEKTKRQMDKALLESEKKKRVNAEKETEKIARETMELMGRLKLIEEETKKAQEELEEQTRRALELEKERTFAQEETERLEKERRAAEEAKASLLQQSESQMKNQENLATELLTSNISFLEDVKKEKDDDTKRWQKRTVLVEVDLERAKAVLKTKDIQDCVQGDHDETDESSDEASAELTSPGMVRDRSEEERMTEAQKNKRLQKHLKVLSTELASARDDSKNTPNDLIHSENVKAGRDKYRTLRQIRQGNTKQRIDEFESM; from the exons TCTTTGGCCTACAGTACCAGGACAGCAAAGGCTTCTCTACCTGGCTCAAACTCAACAAGAGG GTGACAGCTCAGGATGTACGCAGGGAGAACCCTCTGTTGATAAAGTTCAGGGCCAAGTTCTACCCTGAAGATGTAGCTGAGGAACTGATCCAAGAGGCCACGCAACGACTTTTCTTCCTGCAG GTGAAGGAAGGCATCCTGAATGATGATATCTACTGTCCTCCTGAGACGGCTGTGCTGTTGGCCTCCTACTCTGTTCAGACCAAACATGGAGACTACAAGAAGGACTACCACTTCCCGGGTTACCTCAGCAGGGACAAGCTGCTTCCCCAGAG AGTTCTGGAGCAGCACAAGCTGAACAAGGAGCAGTGGGAGAATAGAATAAAGGTGTGGCATGAGGAGCAcaagggagtgctgag ggaGGATGCCATGGTGGAGTATCTGAAGATAGCTCAGGATCTAGAGATGTATGGAGTCAACTACTTCAGCATCAAGAACAAGAAGGGTTCAGAGCTGTGGCTGGGGGTAGACGCTCTGGGCCTCAATATATACCAGAACACTGACAG GATGACCCCTAAGATCGGCTTCCCATGGAGTGAGATCAGAAACATTTCCTTCAACGACAGGAAGTTTGTTATAAAGGCCATGGACAAGAAAGCCCCG GATTTTGTGTTCTACGCCCCTCGTCTGCGGATCAACAAACGTATCCTGGCGTTGTGCATGGGGAACCATGACCTgtacatgaggaggaggaagCCAGACACCATCGAGGTCCAGCAGATGAATGCCCAGGCCAGAGAGGAGAAGACTAAGAGACAGATGGAtaa AGCTCTGCTTGAGAgcgagaagaagaagagagtgaatgcggagaaggagacagagaagatcGCCAGAGAAACCATGGAGCTGATGGGCAGACTGAAACTGATTGAGGAAGAGACCAAGAAAGCTCAGGAAG agCTGGAGGAGCAGACTCGCAGGGCCCTGGagctggagaaggagaggacgtTTGCCCAGGAGGAGACAGAGCGTCTGGAGAAAGAGCGCAGAGCAGCGGAAGAGGCCAAGGCATCCCTCCTACAGCAGTCAGAGAGCCAGATGAAGAACCAGGAGaacctg GCCACCGAGCTGCTGACCTCTAACATCTCCTTTCTGGAGGACGTAAAGAAGGAGAAGGACGACGATACAAAGAGATGGCAGAAAAGG ACGGTCCTGGTGGAGGTTGATTTGGAGCGGGCCAAAGCAGTTCTGAAGACTAAAGACATCCAGGACTGTGTGCAGGGGGACCACGACGAGACCGACGAGAGCAGCGACGAGGCCAGCGCCGAGCTGACATCACCAGGCATGGTCAGAGACCGCAGCGAGGAGGAACGCATGACGGAGGCTCAGAAGAACAAACGGCTACAGAAACACCTCAAG GTCCTGAGTACTGAGTTGGCCAGCGCTCGAGACGACAGTAAGAATACTCCCAACGACCTGATCCACTCGGAGAATGTTAAGGCCGGCCGGGACAAGTACAGGACCCTCCGTCAGATACGACAGGGCAACACCAAGCAACGCATCGACGAGTTTGAgtccatgtga
- the LOC124011430 gene encoding androgen receptor-like has product MQSCTNISDTAKELCDAVSVSLGLSSQLNEIVDNGRSGPAFSADCGPNHGNHFSVSEESSPEFGAGASMTSELTTQMQRKTRIKSNDLGPSFEVHQDICGQNYVGFLQTLERERDSAWKVTRPMHELEMARGLRKNSDMFVNLDNAIALSVPSQFDELLPLSSPFRKDAPNQLFGREFTDQSTVNGLIKSSLNKTEPGHEGPCPVAGGSWFCKYLDNGNCMSCGARKACPPGVNYQDYDSGIPQECHVQEQSYQSVMHESGLQQVYHSAIKKESSGWMSADSGLRCEDMLPVYFSDRRVCKVCGDEASGCHYGAVTCGSCKVFFKRAAEGKQNHLCASRNDCTIDKLRRKNCPSCRLSRCFRSGMSLKGRKLRGAGPLKGGVEGGTQAPAKERTGERGGERPGERGGERPGERTGERPGERTGERPGERTGERGGERPGERTGERTGGLQLSTVSPQAKCCAASQAPALGPSPSLRPSLLNILSSIEPGMVNAGHDTSQPDCFASLLSSLNELGERQLVSVVNWAKAMPGFRQLHVEDQMSVIQSSWLGLMVFALGWRSYTNTDARELYFAPDLIFNDQRMRVSSMYEHCVQFRLLSQRFCMLRVTQEEFLCMKALLLFSIIPVEGLRNQKCFDELRISYIKELVCLASQHGEKHHTQRLFQLTQLLDFLHPIVRKLHQFTYDLFIQAQSLPTRVSYPEMISEIVSVHVPKILTGIVQPILFHNAPC; this is encoded by the exons ATGCAGAGTTGCACCAATATATCAGATACAGCCAAGGAATTATGTGACGCGGTGTCAGTATCTTTAGGTTTGAGTTCGCAGTTAAACGAGATAGTGGATAATGGACGGAGCGGCCCTGCCTTCTCTGCAGACTGCGGCCCAAATCATGGAAACCATTTTTCAGTCTCCGAGGAGTCTTCTCCAGAGTTTGGAGCTGGCGCAAGTATGACCTCAGAGTTAACCACCCAGATGCAGAGGAAAACGAGAATTAAATCAAATGATCTCGGGCCATCGTTCGAAGTACATCAAGACATTTGTGGACAAAATTATGTCGGTTTTTTACAGACCCTCGAGCGCGAAAGGGACAGCGCATGGAAGGTGACGAGGCCTATGCACGAGTTGGAAATGGCCCGAGGTCTCCGTAAAAACTCGGACATGTTCGTGAATTTGGATAACGCTATTGCGCTCTCGGTGCCCTCTCAGTTTGACGAACTGTTACCTTTAAGTTCTCCATTCCGTAAAGACGCCCCAAACCAGTTATTTGGTAGGGAATTTACGGATCAATCGACCGTCAATGGCCTCATCAAAAGCAGCCTTAACAAAACCGAACCAGGACACGAGGGACCCTGCCCGGTGGCGGGTGGATCTTGGTTCTGTAAATATTTGGACAACGGAAATTGCATGTCTTGTGGAGCACGTAAAGCCTGTCCTCCTGGGGTTAACTATCAGGACTATGACTCTGGGATTCCACAAGAGTGTCATGTCCAGGAGCAAAGTTACCAAAGTGTGATGCATGAAAGCGGTCTTCAACAAGTGTATCACTCCGCTATCAAGAAGGAGAGTTCTGGATGGATGAGTGCTGACTCCGGGCTGAG atgtgAGGATATGTTGCCAGTGTACTTCTCTGACCGGAGGGTGTGTAAGGTATGTGGAGACGAGGCATCAGGCTGTCACTATGGAGCTGTTACCTGTGGGAGCTGCAAGGTGTTCTTCAAGAGGGCTGCAGAGG GTAAGCAGAATCACCTGTGCGCCAGCCGTAACGACTGCACCATCGACAAGCTGAGGAGGAAGAACTGTCCTTCCTGTCGTCTCAGCAGATGCTTCCGGTCTGGAATGAGCCTCAAAG GCCGCAAGCTGAGGGGAGCTGGCCCGCtgaaaggaggagtggaggggggaaCACAGGCACCCGccaaagagaggactggagagaggggaggagagagacctggagagaggggaggagagaggcctggagagaggactggagagaggcctggagagaggactggagagaggcctggagagaggactggagagaggggaggagagaggcctggagagaggactggagagaggactgggggaTTACAGTTATCCACCGTTTCCCCACAGGCTAAAT GCTGTGCTGCGTCACAGGCTCCCGCTCTTGGCCCCTCCCCCAGTCTACGCCCCTCCCTCCTCAACATTCTGAGTTCCATTGAGCCAGGAATGGTCAACGCAGGCCATGACACCTCCCAGCCAGACTGTTTCGCCTCCCTACTGTCCAGCCTCAACGAGCTGGGAGAGAGACAACTGGTGTCTGTGGTGAACTGGGCTAAAGCCATGCCAG GTTTCAGACAGCTGCATGTAGAAGACCAGATGTCAGTGATCCAGTCTTCATGGCTGGGGTTGATGGTGTTCGCTCTGGGCTGGAGGTCTTACACCAACACCGATGCTAGAGAGCTCTACTTCGCTCCTGACCTCATCTTTAACGA TCAGAGGATGCGTGTGTCCAGTATGTACGAACACTGTGTccagttccgtctgctgtccCAGAGGTTCTGTATGCTCAGAGTCACCCAGGAAGAGTTCCTCTGTATGAAGGCTCTGCTCCTCTTCAGCATCA TCCCTGTGGAGGGTCTGAGGAATCAGAAGTGTTTTGACGAGCTGAGGATCTCTTACATCAAGGAGCTGGTTTGTCTGGCCAGCCAACACGGAGAAAAACACCATACACAACGCCTGTTCCAGCTAACACAGCTACTGGACTTCCTACACCCG atTGTGAGGAAGCTGCACCAGTTCACCTATGATCTGTTTATCCAGGCCCAGTCTCTGCCCACCAGAGTCAGCTATCCAGAGATGATCTCTGAGATCGTCAGCGTTCACGTGCCCAAGATACTCACAGGCATAGTTCAGCCAATCCTCTTTCACAATGCACCTTGCTAG